The following coding sequences lie in one Brevibacterium marinum genomic window:
- the deoC gene encoding deoxyribose-phosphate aldolase, with translation MTNRTDVAAIIDHTLLKPEATPADVEALVSEAKELGVLAICVSPSMLPVTDSGELIVATVVGFPSGQVKAEIKAAEAARAVSDGADEVDMVINVGQAIAGDFDAVEADISGVVAASESSLVKVIIESAALTDEQIVEVCRRAEAAGAGFVKTSTGFHPAGGASAHAVSLMCETVGDRLGVKASGGIRTVEAAEEMIAAGASRLGLSGSAGILEELQG, from the coding sequence ATGACCAACCGCACCGACGTCGCCGCCATCATCGACCACACGCTGCTCAAGCCCGAAGCCACCCCGGCCGACGTCGAGGCATTGGTGTCGGAGGCGAAGGAGCTCGGTGTGCTCGCCATCTGCGTGTCCCCGTCGATGCTGCCCGTCACCGATTCCGGTGAGCTGATTGTCGCCACGGTCGTCGGCTTCCCGTCCGGTCAGGTCAAGGCAGAGATCAAGGCCGCCGAGGCTGCCCGTGCAGTCTCCGATGGTGCCGACGAGGTCGACATGGTCATCAACGTCGGCCAGGCCATCGCGGGAGACTTCGACGCCGTCGAAGCTGATATCAGTGGCGTCGTCGCCGCCAGCGAAAGCTCTCTGGTCAAAGTCATCATCGAGTCCGCAGCACTGACCGATGAGCAGATCGTCGAGGTCTGCCGCCGCGCCGAGGCTGCCGGGGCAGGCTTCGTCAAGACCTCCACGGGTTTCCACCCTGCCGGTGGAGCCAGCGCGCACGCTGTCTCCCTCATGTGCGAAACCGTGGGGGATCGTCTCGGCGTCAAGGCCTCCGGGGGAATCCGCACGGTCGAAGCAGCCGAGGAGATGATCGCTGCGGGAGCCTCGCGTCTGGGGCTGTCCGGGTCCGCTGGGATCCTCGAGGAGTTGCAAGGCTGA